From the Blastocatellia bacterium genome, one window contains:
- a CDS encoding 6-carboxytetrahydropterin synthase — translation MYQATKQIHFCYGHRLLNYAGKCRNLHGHNAKAEITLESDHLDDRAMVVDFDDIERLVKSWVDE, via the coding sequence ATGTACCAGGCAACGAAGCAGATTCATTTCTGTTATGGCCATCGGCTCCTCAACTACGCGGGGAAGTGCCGCAATCTTCATGGCCATAATGCCAAGGCGGAGATCACGCTGGAATCCGATCACCTGGACGACCGAGCAATGGTCGTTGATTTCGATGATATCGAACGGCTCGTCAAGTCCTGGGTTGACGAG